Part of the Bacteriovorax stolpii genome, TTAAGACGGATTTCATTAGACTCTCCTACCTACAGAAAACTATTAGCTTTTCGGAGGAGAACCGAGGGAACTTTATTTAGAAAAATGGCATAAAAAAAGGGGGCCGAAACCCCCTGATTTTGTTTTGATTATTGATCCATCATCTCTTTAGTTTCTTCAACTAAAGTTCTTAAAAGTTCTTGAGTTTTTTTATCAAGATTTAAATCTTTCGTTTTTGATGACATCGCTTTTAAGAAAGCATTGGCACTTACACCTTTTGGCAGAGCTGCTTTAAGCGGAGTTTTCTTTCCAGCTTTCACTAATCCACCTGCATTGATAATGCGTGCAAGTTCAGCTCTTTTAGTGATGTCTCCGGCCAGGATCTTTTTTTCTACATCAGATTTTAGTGATCCTTTTGGAAGAGCATCCCACTCAAGAAGAACGTATTTTTCAATGTCGTATCTCTTAGCAGCTTCCTTAATGAACTTTGGCATCTTCGCGATAAGCAGTGAACGGTGAACTTCTGACTTAGAAATCCCAAGCGCCGCCTGGATTTTTCTCTCGCTTGCTTCTGTCGCAATTTGATAGTTCAGGATACCGTCAGCTTTATCAACGTAGTGAAGTTCTTCGCGGGCCGAGTTCTCAGAGAACTGGATCGCCATTAACTCTTCTTCAGTCTTGTTTTCAAGAACAAAGCATGGAGCTGAAACGGCCTTGTTGAAAGTAAGAGCGCGGTAACGTCTCTCACCACAAATCAGTCTATAACGGCCGTTTTTGTCCTGGTGAAGAACAAGCGGTTGAATAAGACCGTTTAGTTCGATGTTTTTAGCTAAATCTTTGATTGAATCGTCGTTGAAC contains:
- a CDS encoding ParB/RepB/Spo0J family partition protein, whose product is MSKTFAARVSKKERNTIDLAEKVGREIFKVSDDRLLQGAKLTEIQMKEIVVKEQVRTKFNDDSIKDLAKNIELNGLIQPLVLHQDKNGRYRLICGERRYRALTFNKAVSAPCFVLENKTEEELMAIQFSENSAREELHYVDKADGILNYQIATEASERKIQAALGISKSEVHRSLLIAKMPKFIKEAAKRYDIEKYVLLEWDALPKGSLKSDVEKKILAGDITKRAELARIINAGGLVKAGKKTPLKAALPKGVSANAFLKAMSSKTKDLNLDKKTQELLRTLVEETKEMMDQ